A single region of the Anguilla rostrata isolate EN2019 chromosome 11, ASM1855537v3, whole genome shotgun sequence genome encodes:
- the LOC135235212 gene encoding claudin-16-like isoform X1 translates to MSPARPKWSPPEFRMIVVLQFMAFVLALVSTLFLIVATWTDCWMVNADDDLEVSQKCRGLWWECVTNTQDGIRTCDQYDTILAEHPLKIVLTRALMITADILASFALIILVLGLDVIKLLREEPHIKLRICYFAGFIFGLGGIPGMIGSVWYAVDVYVERATLVLKNVYLGMHYEFGWSCWLAMAGSTGCFLASIVLTCCLYIFRDARSSQYHRSIYKYGRTAAGKKYAMDSRV, encoded by the exons TCCTCCAGAGTTCAGAATGATCGTGGTGCTTCAGTTCATGGCCTTCGTCCTGGCGCTGGTCTCCACACTCTTCCTCATCGTGGCCACCTGGACGGACTGCTGGATGGTGAACGCTGACGATGACCTGGAG GTCAGTCAAAAGTGCAGGGGGCTCTGGTGGGAGTGTGTGACCAACACGCAGGACGGGATTCGAACCTGTGACCAGTATGACACCATCCTCGCCGAGCACCCGT tgAAGATCGTTCTGACGCGAGCTCTGATGATAACGGCGGACATCTTGGCCAGCTTCGCCCTCATCATCCTGGTCCTGGGGCTGGACGTCATCAAGCTCCTGAGGGAGGAGCCGCACATCAAGCTGAGGATATGCTACTTCGCCGGGTTCATATTTGGGCTGGGGG GGATCCCGGGGATGATCGGCTCGGTGTGGTACGCCGTGGACGTGTACGTGGAGCGGGCCACGCTGGTGCTGAAGAACGTGTATTTGGGGATGCACTACGAGTTCGGCTGGTCCTGCTGGCTCGCCATGGCAGGCTCCACCGGCTGCTTCCTGGCCTCCATAGTGCTCACGTGCTGCCTGTATATCTTTAGAG aTGCCAGATCTTCACAGTACCACAGGTCCATATACAAGTACGGCAGAACTGCAGCGGGTAAAAAATACGCCATGGATTCCCGCGTGTGA
- the LOC135235212 gene encoding claudin-16-like isoform X2 — protein MIVVLQFMAFVLALVSTLFLIVATWTDCWMVNADDDLEVSQKCRGLWWECVTNTQDGIRTCDQYDTILAEHPLKIVLTRALMITADILASFALIILVLGLDVIKLLREEPHIKLRICYFAGFIFGLGGIPGMIGSVWYAVDVYVERATLVLKNVYLGMHYEFGWSCWLAMAGSTGCFLASIVLTCCLYIFRDARSSQYHRSIYKYGRTAAGKKYAMDSRV, from the exons ATGATCGTGGTGCTTCAGTTCATGGCCTTCGTCCTGGCGCTGGTCTCCACACTCTTCCTCATCGTGGCCACCTGGACGGACTGCTGGATGGTGAACGCTGACGATGACCTGGAG GTCAGTCAAAAGTGCAGGGGGCTCTGGTGGGAGTGTGTGACCAACACGCAGGACGGGATTCGAACCTGTGACCAGTATGACACCATCCTCGCCGAGCACCCGT tgAAGATCGTTCTGACGCGAGCTCTGATGATAACGGCGGACATCTTGGCCAGCTTCGCCCTCATCATCCTGGTCCTGGGGCTGGACGTCATCAAGCTCCTGAGGGAGGAGCCGCACATCAAGCTGAGGATATGCTACTTCGCCGGGTTCATATTTGGGCTGGGGG GGATCCCGGGGATGATCGGCTCGGTGTGGTACGCCGTGGACGTGTACGTGGAGCGGGCCACGCTGGTGCTGAAGAACGTGTATTTGGGGATGCACTACGAGTTCGGCTGGTCCTGCTGGCTCGCCATGGCAGGCTCCACCGGCTGCTTCCTGGCCTCCATAGTGCTCACGTGCTGCCTGTATATCTTTAGAG aTGCCAGATCTTCACAGTACCACAGGTCCATATACAAGTACGGCAGAACTGCAGCGGGTAAAAAATACGCCATGGATTCCCGCGTGTGA